The Nasonia vitripennis strain AsymCx chromosome 5 unlocalized genomic scaffold, Nvit_psr_1.1 chr5_random0004, whole genome shotgun sequence genome includes a window with the following:
- the LOC116417893 gene encoding uncharacterized protein LOC116417893, which translates to MVLRTPTGQQSSVGPQSSQTGANGTETIPAPPPMPIDGLFPYPRPAYETTRCEIRTFWSANPALWLAQVNAAFEAGVVPNERQKFNTVVARLPQGIAEELSDLIFHPPAFNRYAALCQAVLRRLSTSADTQLHQVLNEVRLEDRTPSQLLRHMRRLANDAISDEALKVKWLDILPPHTSRLCRVLQTSSLEELAQLADLAMVPEPQVHAVASRLSTPSSSGVSSRTASPQPDSDMAALQATLAQLLTTSQRQSKLLETLVRNNTSNNTSNNISNSSSNSRALFFHPGPGKLKAPPPPQAEAVGAVTERRLHITDQSSKLKFLVDTGSAISLLPLSHFKETRKRSPLTLSAANASAIDTYGTHSLTLDLALAKPLSWKFIVADVSDSILGADFLAHFGLSVDLHHRQLLDADHSHHTTGAILPARVFSVAVNITADVAEGAFADVLRDQDLATPGSTTISLPDLSALHHIVTNGPPAVYQTAPGRALYSCRTVPDRYPLPVIEDLLLELQGNTFSVIDLKKAFYQVPIAPKDAHKTAITTPFGLFEFTSSSMGLRNAAQYHKRAMDHLLRDLPFARAYLDDIVVASRGREQHLEHLLFATLRKVRIKINQD; encoded by the exons ATGGTGCTGCGTACGCCAACCGGGCAGCAGTCCTCCGTGGGGCCTCAGAGCTCGCAAACGGGAGCGAATGGTACGGAAACGATACCAGCCCCGCCGCCCATGCCAATCGACGGGTTATTTCCGTATCCGCGGCCGGCTTACGAGACCACGCGCTGCGAGATTCGTACCTTTTGGAGCGCTAATCCCGCTTTGTGGCTCGCACAGGTCAACGCAGCTTTTGAGGCCGGTGTAGTGCCGAACGAGCGCCAAAAATTCAACACCGTGGTGGCGCGGCTTCCCCAGGGCATCGCAGAGGAGCTGTCGGACCTGATCTTCCATCCTCCAGCTTTCAACCGCTACGCAGCCCTCTGCCAGGCGGTGCTACGTCGCCTCTCCACCTCAGCCGACACCCAGCTTCACCAGGTCCTGAACGAGGTGCGCCTGGAGGACCGCACTCCATCCCAGCTGCTGCGTCACATGAGACGTCTCGCCAACGACGCGATTTCGGATGAGGCCTTGAAGGTCAAATGGCTCGATATCCTGCCGCCGCACACCAGCCGGCTCTGCCGAGTCCTGCAGACCAGCTCTCTCGAGGAACTGGCCCAGCTGGCTGACCTCGCCATGGTTCCAGAGCCGCAGGTCCATGCCGTCGCCTCTCGACTCTCAACACCTTCGTCGAGCGGCGTCTCGTCTCGCACGGCATCGCCCCAGCCGGACTCGGACATGGCCGCGCTGCAGGCTACGCTGGCGCAGCTCCTCACCACCTCGCAAAGGCAGAGCAAGCTGCTCGAGACCCTCGTGCGCAACAACACCAGCAACAACACCAGCAACAACATCAGCAATAGCAGTAGCAACAGCAGAG CCTTATTCTTTCACCCCGGGCCTGGGAAACTGAAGGCGCCTCCGCCCCCGCAAGCCGAGGCGGTAGGCGCAGTCACGGAGAGACGCTTGCACATCACCGACCAGTCATCAAAACTCAAGTTCCTGGTGGACACCGGTTCGGCCATCTCACTGCTGCCTCTCTCACATTTCAAGGAGACGAGAAAACGTAGCCCTCTCACCCTCAGTGCAGCCAACGCCTCAGCGATTGATACCTACGGCACTCACTCGCTGACGCTGGACCTCGCTTTGGCCAAACCACTCAGCTGGAAGTTCATCGTAGCCGATGTCAGTGATTCCATCCTAGGCGCGGATTTTCTGGCACATTTCGGCCTCTCTGTCGACCTCCATCACAGACAGCTCCTCGATGCCGACCACTCACACCATACCACCGGTGCAATCCTTCCAGCTCGAGTCTTTTCCGTCGCAGTCAACATCACGGCCGACGTCGCTGAGGGTGCGTTTGCTGACGTGTTGAGAGACCAAGATCTAGCTACTCCAGGCAGCACCACCATTTCACTACCGGATCTCTCCGCCCTCCACCACATCGTGACGAACGGTCCACCAGCTGTTTATCAGACAGCTCCTGGGCGAGCCCTCTACAGCTG TCGCACCGTCCCGGACAGATATCCGCTCCCAGTTATAGAGGACCTTTTACTGGAACTACAAGGCAACACCTTCTCAGTCATAGACTTGAAGAAGGCCTTTTATCAAGTCCCTATCGCTCCCAAAGACGCGCACAAGACGGCGATTACAACCCCCTTTGGGCTCTTCGAATTCACTAGCTCGTCGATGGGGCTCCGCAACGCGGCACAATATCACAAACGCGCAATGGATCATCTTCTGCGCGACCTGCCGTTCGCGCGAGCATATCTGGACGACATAGTCGTTGCATCCAGGGGTCGGGAGCAGCATTTGGAGCATCTCCTCTTCGCCACTCTACGCAAGGTACGCATCAAGATCAATCAGGACAA